A region from the Thermanaeromonas toyohensis ToBE genome encodes:
- a CDS encoding tyrosine-type recombinase/integrase — translation MTDLDIMANEECRYFFQHYKMAASTARYYAITLRKLFRFIGEHPAKVSFRNFYENYNERGEFLSVSPVDTAFIEEFLKTIPQPYYKRQVLSQLRTFFRVLCSSGGPLEGLPNPAEGIQVKVPERIVVRDVITPDEFSKMIACAGASEHPQLSRAVVTTLYGTGLRISELINLPLVEDVEHLRALLVPSPKTRKEYLLPLLPQVMDSILTYIRGERRLVPARPETESLLFLTPKGRKLSGQWVNKLLKSLCAKAGIQKRITSHCLRHSFATNLWKNGADIAEIKELLNHASITTTQLYVHTLPRRDLRKVIYDNPLAKIVGNFWSRQFMTADNRKKL, via the coding sequence ATGACGGATTTGGACATCATGGCCAATGAAGAGTGCCGATACTTTTTCCAGCACTATAAGATGGCCGCCAGCACCGCCAGGTATTATGCCATTACCCTGCGCAAACTCTTCCGCTTTATCGGGGAACATCCTGCTAAAGTTTCTTTCCGCAACTTCTATGAAAACTATAATGAGCGGGGTGAGTTCTTGAGCGTATCCCCGGTAGATACTGCCTTTATCGAGGAGTTCCTCAAGACCATACCCCAGCCCTACTACAAGAGGCAAGTCTTAAGCCAACTACGAACCTTTTTCCGGGTGCTTTGCAGCAGTGGTGGCCCCCTGGAGGGCTTACCCAACCCGGCTGAAGGTATACAGGTCAAGGTGCCTGAGCGAATAGTTGTGAGAGACGTAATAACCCCCGATGAGTTCTCTAAAATGATTGCTTGTGCCGGAGCTTCGGAGCATCCACAGCTTTCCCGGGCGGTGGTAACTACACTCTACGGGACGGGCCTCCGGATAAGCGAGCTTATCAATCTGCCCCTTGTGGAAGATGTGGAACACTTGCGGGCCTTGCTGGTACCCTCGCCTAAGACCAGGAAGGAGTACCTCTTACCCCTACTTCCCCAGGTTATGGACAGTATCTTAACGTATATAAGGGGCGAAAGGAGGCTGGTACCTGCGAGGCCGGAAACAGAGTCTTTATTGTTCCTTACGCCTAAAGGCAGGAAACTTAGCGGGCAGTGGGTGAATAAGCTGTTAAAGTCTTTATGTGCGAAGGCAGGAATACAAAAAAGGATCACCTCCCACTGCCTGCGGCACAGCTTCGCCACCAACCTCTGGAAAAACGGTGCCGATATAGCCGAGATCAAGGAACTCCTTAACCATGCCTCCATCACTACCACACAACTTTACGTGCACACGTTGCCGCGGCGAGATCTACGGAAGGTGATCTATGACAACCCGCTGGCAAAAATCGTGGGGAATTTCTGGAGCAGGCAATTCATGACGGCAGATAATAGAAAGAAATTATAA
- a CDS encoding tyrosine-type recombinase/integrase has product MRGFIQVSPAHEIKTRALQQLLPVALTPKEALQLIEIAGRTRNGERDQAMIATMLYTGCRVSELVALKVGDINFRQGTIRFYGKGSKEREVPIHRELYPYLVRYLRKYGLKDCPEKLLFNVGVRRVQQLVESLINKLGIAVPGNKNVTPHVLRHTFAVTCLLNGIGIEVIRQLLGHEFLTTTQVYTRLNLKQKQDILSKHFTFEIPESEVTKEALP; this is encoded by the coding sequence ATGCGGGGCTTTATCCAGGTATCTCCCGCCCATGAGATAAAAACAAGAGCATTGCAACAACTTCTCCCGGTAGCCCTCACTCCCAAGGAAGCCCTGCAACTGATTGAGATCGCCGGTCGCACCAGGAATGGCGAGCGTGACCAGGCCATGATCGCCACCATGCTCTATACCGGATGCCGTGTGAGTGAGCTGGTGGCCCTCAAGGTTGGGGATATAAACTTTAGACAGGGCACCATCCGCTTTTACGGCAAAGGTAGCAAGGAACGGGAGGTTCCCATCCACCGGGAGCTCTACCCTTACCTGGTACGCTACCTGCGAAAATATGGCCTTAAAGATTGTCCCGAAAAATTGCTCTTCAATGTGGGGGTAAGGAGAGTCCAGCAATTGGTGGAGAGCTTGATAAATAAACTCGGTATCGCCGTACCTGGAAATAAAAATGTTACCCCCCATGTCCTGCGCCATACCTTTGCCGTTACCTGCCTCCTTAACGGCATTGGTATAGAAGTGATCCGCCAGTTGCTCGGCCATGAATTCCTGACCACAACCCAGGTCTACACCCGCCTAAACCTGAAACAAAAGCAGGATATTCTTAGCAAGCACTTTACCTTTGAGATACCGGAATCAGAGGTTACAAAGGAGGCATTACCATGA
- a CDS encoding nucleotidyl transferase AbiEii/AbiGii toxin family protein produces the protein MWEELLAKAIHLLEGSNIPKEEWTWGGGTALAFYFRHRESRDIDIFLTDAQYLTILTPRLNPIAQDMTGDYVESSNFLKLKFPGGDVDFIIAPHLTANYFRLERFGGKNIRVETPEEIVLKKLFYRAESLKARDIIDIAVVYERRKDLLLKHAPLFITRLDALKSRWKNLAEIFPQEASGLRILEAGLKEKAPCLFRDFLQEIQR, from the coding sequence ATGTGGGAAGAACTTTTGGCAAAGGCCATTCATCTTCTTGAAGGTTCAAACATCCCCAAAGAAGAATGGACGTGGGGCGGGGGTACCGCCCTTGCCTTTTATTTCCGGCATCGGGAAAGCCGAGATATAGATATTTTCTTAACCGATGCTCAATATCTCACCATTCTTACCCCCCGATTAAACCCTATTGCCCAAGATATGACAGGCGATTATGTAGAAAGCTCAAACTTCCTTAAGCTAAAGTTTCCAGGAGGCGACGTGGATTTTATAATAGCACCTCATCTTACCGCAAATTATTTTAGGCTAGAACGATTTGGGGGGAAGAACATACGCGTGGAGACGCCGGAAGAGATTGTGCTTAAGAAGCTTTTTTACAGGGCTGAGAGTTTGAAGGCGAGGGATATAATAGACATTGCGGTGGTCTACGAAAGAAGAAAAGACCTTTTACTTAAACATGCTCCCTTATTTATAACAAGGCTAGACGCTTTAAAGTCTCGCTGGAAAAACCTAGCCGAAATCTTCCCTCAAGAAGCCTCTGGTCTTCGGATCTTAGAAGCAGGATTAAAAGAGAAAGCCCCTTGCCTCTTTAGAGACTTCTTACAAGAAATCCAACGTTAA
- a CDS encoding AbrB/MazE/SpoVT family DNA-binding domain-containing protein: MYKVTISEKGQISIPVALRRRYGLKKGDKLVLEEIEGAIVIRPLPRHPLLALRGKLKGGEGEKLTDLLLKERAADREREST, from the coding sequence GTGTATAAAGTTACTATTTCAGAAAAGGGCCAAATTTCTATTCCTGTTGCCTTGCGCAGGCGGTATGGGTTGAAAAAAGGAGATAAATTAGTCCTCGAAGAAATAGAGGGGGCCATTGTTATACGCCCTTTGCCGCGACACCCTCTGTTGGCCCTTAGAGGCAAATTAAAAGGGGGAGAAGGGGAAAAACTGACAGATCTTCTTCTTAAGGAACGTGCCGCGGACAGGGAGAGGGAGTCAACTTGA
- a CDS encoding type II toxin-antitoxin system VapC family toxin: MRHKKFVLDSYAILALVEDEPGAQVVADILSDEDTELYLSVVNLGEVYYIISRKQGERAAEEVVRAIMEEETVAIVEVSWPRAREAARIKAKGGLSYADAFVLGLAVELKAPVVTGDPEIKAIAESLGAKIVWVGG; encoded by the coding sequence TTGAGACACAAAAAATTTGTTTTGGACAGCTACGCTATTCTCGCACTGGTAGAGGATGAGCCGGGTGCGCAGGTAGTCGCAGATATTCTTTCTGACGAGGACACTGAGCTGTACCTCAGCGTGGTCAATTTGGGAGAGGTCTACTACATTATTTCACGAAAACAAGGAGAACGGGCGGCTGAAGAGGTTGTGCGAGCCATTATGGAGGAGGAGACGGTAGCTATAGTAGAAGTTTCTTGGCCAAGGGCTCGGGAAGCAGCCCGCATTAAGGCTAAAGGAGGGCTTTCGTACGCTGATGCTTTTGTCTTAGGGCTGGCTGTGGAACTTAAGGCACCTGTAGTTACTGGCGACCCCGAGATTAAGGCTATAGCCGAGAGCTTAGGAGCGAAAATAGTGTGGGTTGGTGGATAA
- a CDS encoding DUF4351 domain-containing protein produces MPIDHDAIFKELITNFFKEFMELFFPEAHALIDYSELTFLAQEIITDITAGEKHYVDILASVKIKREEGYVLIHVEPQAYKEADFARRMFIYFSRLYEKHKKKVLPIAVFSYDSKVEKLDRHEVTFPFLKVLEFNFYKVQLKKLPWRKYIRSNNPVAAALLSKMDYSPKERLKLKLEFLRMITRMQLDPAKLGLITAIFDTYLGLSPEEEKEVEEMLHRELSAEEVKKVMELRTSWHTKGWQEGWQKGLEAGLEEGRKEILLKQLKKRLGFLPPEVEERIKSLSLKELDELAEKIFEVTSESDLRKFLGMEH; encoded by the coding sequence ATGCCTATAGACCACGACGCCATATTTAAAGAGCTCATTACCAACTTCTTTAAAGAATTCATGGAGCTCTTCTTCCCCGAAGCCCACGCCCTAATAGATTATTCCGAGCTAACCTTCTTAGCCCAGGAGATCATTACCGACATTACAGCCGGAGAAAAACATTACGTAGATATCCTGGCCAGTGTTAAAATAAAAAGAGAAGAAGGTTACGTCCTTATCCATGTAGAACCCCAAGCTTATAAGGAAGCAGACTTTGCCCGGCGCATGTTTATATACTTTAGCCGGCTTTACGAAAAGCATAAGAAGAAGGTATTGCCTATAGCTGTATTTTCCTATGACAGCAAGGTAGAAAAGCTAGACAGACACGAAGTAACCTTTCCTTTTCTTAAGGTGCTAGAGTTTAACTTTTACAAAGTGCAGCTAAAGAAGCTGCCCTGGAGGAAGTACATAAGGAGCAACAATCCAGTTGCGGCGGCGCTTTTAAGTAAGATGGACTATAGCCCTAAGGAGAGGCTTAAGTTGAAGCTGGAATTCTTAAGGATGATAACCAGGATGCAACTGGACCCCGCGAAGCTGGGGCTTATAACTGCGATATTTGATACTTACTTAGGTTTAAGCCCGGAAGAGGAGAAGGAAGTAGAGGAGATGTTACATAGGGAATTAAGTGCGGAGGAGGTTAAGAAGGTAATGGAACTTAGGACTTCGTGGCATACAAAGGGATGGCAAGAAGGATGGCAAAAAGGCCTGGAAGCAGGCCTTGAAGAAGGCCGGAAAGAAATTCTGCTAAAGCAGTTAAAGAAGCGTTTAGGTTTTCTTCCCCCTGAGGTAGAGGAGAGGATAAAGTCTCTTTCCTTGAAGGAGCTTGATGAGCTGGCGGAGAAGATATTTGAGGTGACCAGTGAAAGTGACCTAAGGAAATTCCTGGGCATGGAGCATTGA
- a CDS encoding NAD-dependent epimerase/dehydratase family protein — protein MHILVTGGAGFIGSHVVDALLEEGHEVVVVDDLSSGKEENLNPACRFYRMDICSPELERVFREERIELVNHHAAQIDVRRSVASPEEDARVNIQGLLNLLSNCLRYGVKGFIFASSGGVVYGEPDELPVKEEHPKGPLSPYGVSKLASEYYLYYFARVHGLRCTVEHLRRTGNPKKALEVAREIIEQYLPALKELSRK, from the coding sequence TTGCACATACTGGTGACCGGCGGGGCCGGCTTTATCGGCTCCCATGTGGTGGACGCTTTGCTAGAAGAAGGGCACGAGGTAGTAGTAGTCGATGACTTGAGCAGCGGTAAGGAAGAAAACCTTAATCCTGCCTGCCGGTTTTACCGGATGGACATTTGTTCGCCGGAATTGGAAAGGGTCTTCCGGGAAGAAAGGATAGAGCTGGTGAACCACCATGCAGCTCAAATTGATGTGCGCCGTTCCGTGGCCAGCCCGGAAGAAGACGCCCGGGTAAACATCCAAGGGCTGTTAAACCTCTTATCCAATTGCCTGCGCTATGGGGTAAAGGGGTTTATTTTTGCTTCTTCGGGCGGGGTAGTGTACGGCGAGCCGGATGAGCTTCCGGTGAAGGAGGAACACCCCAAGGGGCCGCTATCGCCCTATGGAGTGAGCAAGCTGGCTTCGGAATATTATCTCTACTACTTTGCCCGTGTGCACGGCCTTAGGTGCACAGTGGAGCACCTGAGGAGGACAGGAAATCCAAAGAAGGCCCTAGAAGTTGCCCGGGAAATAATTGAACAGTATCTACCAGCTCTGAAGGAACTGAGCAGGAAATAA
- a CDS encoding UbiD family decarboxylase yields MNERLGDILTSLTQEKDSLRKALGVLAVLTEALKPKGIRPILVGGRALEFYTLGGYATKDIDLVVNGREQAKLILEEMGFLRRPGERHWYHEELDLAIEIPDEFLAGSLEKVVTVEINGMEAFIIGIEDLVVDRLAAAKFWKSQADAQWAAKLLALHAGEIDLEYLKEAAREQQVEDVLTEALRQSEAYINAVKDQGLS; encoded by the coding sequence ATGAACGAGCGGTTAGGAGATATTCTTACTAGCTTGACCCAAGAAAAGGACTCGCTTAGAAAGGCTTTGGGGGTACTAGCGGTATTAACCGAGGCCCTTAAACCTAAGGGGATTAGACCTATTTTAGTAGGAGGCCGGGCTCTAGAGTTTTATACCTTAGGTGGATATGCCACAAAAGATATAGACCTGGTAGTTAACGGAAGAGAGCAGGCTAAACTTATTTTGGAAGAAATGGGCTTCTTACGCCGGCCTGGTGAACGGCACTGGTATCATGAAGAGCTTGACCTGGCTATAGAAATACCCGATGAGTTTTTAGCAGGTTCCCTAGAAAAAGTGGTTACCGTAGAAATAAACGGTATGGAAGCTTTTATAATTGGGATTGAGGATCTGGTAGTAGACAGGTTGGCTGCAGCGAAGTTTTGGAAGAGCCAAGCGGATGCTCAGTGGGCAGCCAAGCTTCTTGCACTTCATGCTGGCGAGATTGATTTAGAATACCTTAAGGAGGCAGCTCGAGAGCAGCAAGTAGAGGACGTTTTAACTGAGGCCTTGAGACAGAGTGAGGCTTATATTAACGCTGTTAAAGATCAAGGGCTATCTTAG
- a CDS encoding S-layer homology domain-containing protein has protein sequence MSLIWIILTSLILSLPIAKGWTSEVSSPADYAIKFLRDEYTKNGFQNHDAGVGSYGFYILTQAGVDVSGWVYNGESLKDAVTNAVYSDISNSSQIRAKVLAQDLVAAQSLGRNDLVDSLVQILKARQTGYGFDTGDYSIFSNMPAFDLLGRAGLISVINKVYAKDYILGTQNTKVGDRGYGAWGFTWEGNFYADFMTTAQAVRALHYLDPAGQDSQIQTAINNGLNWMKNQQKDDGSFVAGMDDPVIDTAEVIVTLKVLGLDPAEWKSSTGKTAIDYLMNKALNPDGSFGTSQNAMDATWALSAYNLLNTQFYIDPSVVTFNDISSHWAKNDIEFMAKRLIARGISRDLFAPDASITRAQFVAFLIRSLNIDEQKSGAEVFSDVPAGYWAYGAIQAAYKEGLVRGVGNGKYEPERSITREEMAAMIARALSKKGFEIKLTEQQKKEVYSKYTDSDHVSGWAKDVLAACAELGLIKGRPGNSLAPQDEATRAEAIVILRRMLEVLKRG, from the coding sequence ATGAGCTTGATTTGGATTATCTTGACGTCTCTAATTCTTTCTCTGCCTATAGCTAAAGGTTGGACGAGTGAAGTATCTTCACCGGCCGACTATGCTATTAAGTTTCTACGAGATGAGTATACAAAAAATGGCTTCCAGAATCATGATGCTGGGGTAGGTTCCTATGGTTTCTATATTCTAACTCAAGCTGGTGTTGACGTCAGCGGCTGGGTATACAATGGGGAAAGCCTTAAAGACGCTGTAACAAACGCAGTCTACAGTGATATTTCCAACAGTAGTCAAATCAGAGCTAAGGTTTTGGCCCAGGATTTGGTGGCCGCACAGTCGTTGGGGCGAAACGATCTGGTAGATAGTTTGGTCCAGATATTAAAAGCCAGACAGACAGGTTATGGATTCGACACTGGGGATTACAGTATTTTTAGCAACATGCCAGCCTTCGACCTTTTAGGCCGAGCAGGATTAATTTCGGTGATTAATAAAGTGTATGCCAAAGACTATATCTTGGGAACCCAGAACACAAAAGTTGGCGATCGTGGTTACGGAGCCTGGGGGTTCACTTGGGAGGGTAACTTCTATGCTGATTTCATGACCACGGCCCAGGCAGTAAGGGCACTCCATTATCTGGATCCAGCAGGACAAGATAGCCAGATCCAAACCGCTATTAATAACGGGCTTAACTGGATGAAGAACCAGCAAAAGGACGACGGCAGCTTTGTGGCTGGCATGGATGATCCAGTGATCGATACTGCAGAAGTAATTGTGACCCTAAAGGTGTTGGGATTGGATCCTGCTGAATGGAAGAGCAGTACGGGAAAAACAGCCATCGACTACCTGATGAATAAGGCCCTTAATCCAGACGGGAGCTTTGGGACGTCCCAGAACGCTATGGACGCCACCTGGGCCCTTAGTGCCTATAATCTATTAAACACTCAGTTTTACATTGACCCTTCCGTCGTAACCTTTAATGATATCTCTTCTCACTGGGCAAAAAATGATATTGAATTTATGGCTAAAAGGCTTATTGCCCGAGGCATAAGCAGAGACCTTTTTGCTCCTGATGCTAGCATAACAAGGGCACAGTTTGTTGCCTTCCTTATCAGGTCGTTGAACATAGATGAACAGAAATCTGGAGCAGAGGTATTTAGTGATGTGCCGGCGGGCTACTGGGCTTATGGCGCAATACAGGCAGCATATAAGGAAGGGCTGGTGAGGGGCGTTGGCAACGGGAAATACGAGCCGGAAAGGAGTATTACCCGGGAAGAGATGGCAGCTATGATTGCCAGGGCCCTGAGCAAGAAAGGGTTTGAAATAAAATTAACAGAGCAACAGAAAAAAGAGGTATATAGTAAATACACGGATAGCGATCACGTTTCGGGCTGGGCAAAAGATGTACTCGCGGCCTGTGCAGAGCTGGGACTGATTAAAGGGAGGCCGGGGAACTCGTTGGCTCCCCAGGATGAGGCCACGAGGGCAGAGGCGATAGTCATTTTAAGAAGAATGTTGGAGGTGCTTAAGAGAGGATAG
- a CDS encoding DUF4430 domain-containing protein — protein sequence MKRRLFYLISMLILLAGAVGPALYMHKVFDSQQQYRQAESGEIIRYSTSEQSNASGQTRAAPTMGQPSSEANKDQPKQSTTEVKTVAPTLGQKTSTPNPPSKGNMVPPQTVSSASEVTSSENGCRVWIAVVGKDGVFLFKPAQVVIKKDNKWGITALGALDATGLPYATKPAWPDFVDSIAGQANSAMAGWMYSVNGEVPMHMASKHPVKTGDKVIWWYSKSMDQPPPRWEDLIQKE from the coding sequence ATGAAACGAAGGCTGTTTTACCTTATTTCTATGCTAATACTTCTGGCCGGGGCGGTGGGACCAGCCCTTTATATGCACAAAGTTTTCGATTCCCAACAGCAATATAGGCAGGCGGAGAGCGGCGAAATAATTAGGTACAGCACATCGGAGCAGAGCAATGCTAGTGGACAGACTCGTGCTGCTCCCACTATGGGCCAACCTTCTTCTGAAGCAAATAAAGATCAGCCTAAACAAAGTACAACCGAGGTAAAAACGGTTGCCCCGACACTAGGTCAGAAAACTTCTACGCCAAACCCTCCTTCCAAGGGGAACATGGTCCCTCCGCAGACAGTAAGCAGTGCATCGGAGGTTACGTCAAGTGAAAACGGGTGTAGAGTATGGATAGCCGTTGTGGGGAAAGATGGTGTATTTCTTTTTAAACCGGCTCAAGTTGTTATAAAAAAGGATAACAAATGGGGGATTACTGCCCTGGGTGCTCTGGATGCCACTGGTCTTCCTTATGCCACTAAACCCGCCTGGCCTGACTTTGTGGATTCTATCGCTGGGCAGGCCAACAGTGCAATGGCTGGATGGATGTACTCAGTAAACGGTGAGGTTCCTATGCATATGGCCAGCAAGCATCCAGTAAAAACGGGAGATAAAGTGATCTGGTGGTATAGCAAAAGTATGGACCAACCTCCTCCCCGGTGGGAAGACTTGATCCAGAAAGAATAA
- a CDS encoding energy-coupling factor transporter transmembrane component T, whose product MFNKLFYHDKGLFLQSFHPVTVLIYLFVLLLFSLAYENPLYLLALFFLLALLIKEVDGVEAWEGFLKAGIFLMLVVMIVNPLVIRTGHTIIWYGPEVPCLGRVNISLEALYYGVASSIRLLVIISIFCLYNLMINPDKVLNLFSRIAGKSVLVITLATCMFPTMVRNLERIKEVYQLRGIDFDTGSLWERVKKYSYLYNVLLFSSLEDAIEIAASMQARAFGSGKRSVYSRNLIRPRDTLCIGSVLLALIAGIWGLYYGYGRYTFYPEADFLIKDRATVVVLFIVFFYLSVPLILSKGWKYCRFLKSKI is encoded by the coding sequence GTGTTCAATAAGCTTTTTTACCACGATAAGGGTCTCTTTTTGCAGAGCTTTCACCCGGTTACAGTCCTGATATATCTCTTTGTACTCCTTTTGTTCAGTTTAGCCTATGAAAATCCCCTCTATCTTTTAGCCTTATTTTTTCTCCTTGCCCTTTTAATAAAAGAAGTAGATGGAGTGGAGGCGTGGGAGGGGTTTTTAAAGGCAGGCATCTTTTTAATGCTTGTGGTAATGATTGTAAACCCTTTGGTAATCAGGACTGGCCATACCATCATCTGGTACGGTCCGGAGGTGCCCTGTTTAGGAAGAGTTAACATCTCTCTAGAAGCGCTGTATTATGGAGTTGCTTCCAGCATTAGGCTTTTGGTCATCATTAGCATTTTCTGTCTTTATAACCTGATGATAAACCCGGATAAAGTTTTAAATCTTTTTTCCCGCATAGCCGGCAAATCGGTTTTGGTAATTACCCTGGCTACATGTATGTTTCCTACTATGGTCAGGAATTTGGAAAGGATAAAAGAAGTATACCAGCTGCGCGGTATTGATTTCGATACGGGAAGTTTGTGGGAGAGAGTAAAGAAATACTCTTACCTTTATAATGTGTTGCTTTTCTCTTCCCTGGAAGATGCCATAGAGATTGCTGCATCTATGCAGGCTAGAGCCTTTGGTAGTGGTAAGCGTTCTGTTTACAGCCGGAACTTGATCCGGCCCAGGGATACCCTTTGTATAGGGAGCGTTTTGCTGGCCCTGATTGCTGGCATTTGGGGTTTGTATTATGGGTACGGCCGGTATACGTTTTACCCGGAGGCAGACTTTTTAATCAAAGATAGGGCCACAGTTGTTGTCTTGTTTATCGTGTTTTTTTACTTATCTGTGCCGCTTATTTTAAGCAAGGGGTGGAAGTATTGCCGCTTTTTAAAATCGAAAATTTAA
- a CDS encoding ABC transporter ATP-binding protein, with amino-acid sequence MPLFKIENLTYYYPGTEKPALRGINLEIEEGEFILITGGSGSGKSSLARVLAGLIPDFYGGKIGGRVFFQGKELRTLDRRKLAREVGIVFQDPEKQIVQTCVEAEIAFGLENLGLPPKEMLWRVAEIMSFMGLTSIKEAFTANLSGGQKQKLALASVLAMQPRVLILDEPTSQLDPVSGEDILNLIKRLNEEMSFTVILIEQRLERCFHLADRVVLMEGGEIVCQGKAPEEAREAIKKGLPFVPPVTRFFASLPVPFIPLTVKEGRKLLCSYIKKENLHGKKLSDSDSENKSAQVREASKKRNIVSVQNVWFSYPGGQEVLKDISFDVHEGEFVAIIGENGAGKSTLLKVIMGLLKPSRGKVYVQGKEVGDKGFKEIRKFTAYLSQNPNDYLFQDTVEDELLFTLRNFGLKDIGLIDEMLEKLDLQRYRKTNPRDLSTGERQRVALASVLVTKPRLIVLDEPTRGIDFRLKEKLGELLRKEIEKGNTVILVTHDVEFAAEFATKVMLMFAGRIVCDGEKHAVLGKSIFYSPQIGKLCRDLCEGVLTFAEAREKILPLLAKRLEVI; translated from the coding sequence TTGCCGCTTTTTAAAATCGAAAATTTAACCTATTATTATCCTGGAACAGAAAAACCTGCCTTGAGAGGCATAAATTTAGAAATCGAAGAAGGGGAATTTATCCTTATTACAGGAGGTTCCGGTTCAGGTAAGTCCTCTCTGGCTAGGGTACTAGCGGGCCTGATCCCCGATTTTTATGGAGGTAAAATTGGGGGAAGGGTTTTTTTCCAAGGTAAAGAGTTAAGAACCCTAGATCGCCGGAAACTGGCCCGGGAAGTGGGCATAGTTTTCCAAGATCCAGAAAAGCAAATAGTGCAGACCTGTGTGGAAGCAGAGATCGCTTTTGGCCTGGAGAATCTAGGATTACCCCCTAAAGAGATGTTATGGCGGGTTGCCGAAATTATGAGCTTCATGGGGTTAACCTCAATTAAGGAAGCTTTTACAGCCAATCTTTCCGGTGGGCAGAAACAGAAGCTGGCTCTGGCTTCCGTTCTAGCCATGCAGCCCCGCGTGCTTATCCTTGATGAACCCACCTCCCAACTGGATCCTGTTTCGGGAGAAGATATTTTAAACTTAATTAAACGCCTTAATGAAGAGATGAGCTTTACGGTGATCTTGATCGAGCAACGTCTGGAGAGATGTTTTCATTTAGCGGATCGGGTGGTGCTTATGGAAGGAGGAGAGATTGTCTGCCAGGGGAAGGCGCCAGAGGAAGCCCGTGAAGCTATAAAAAAGGGCTTACCTTTTGTGCCGCCGGTAACCAGATTTTTTGCTAGCCTCCCGGTTCCCTTTATTCCCCTTACAGTAAAGGAGGGAAGAAAACTTTTATGCTCTTACATTAAGAAAGAAAACCTGCACGGTAAGAAACTATCTGATTCAGATTCAGAGAATAAAAGCGCTCAGGTCAGGGAGGCAAGTAAAAAAAGGAATATCGTTAGCGTACAAAATGTGTGGTTTAGTTATCCAGGAGGGCAGGAGGTTTTAAAAGACATTAGTTTTGATGTACATGAAGGGGAATTTGTGGCCATTATAGGTGAAAACGGTGCGGGCAAATCGACCCTCCTTAAAGTCATAATGGGGTTGCTTAAACCAAGTAGAGGTAAGGTTTATGTACAGGGCAAAGAGGTAGGTGATAAAGGGTTTAAAGAAATCAGAAAGTTTACTGCATATCTCTCCCAAAATCCCAATGATTACCTCTTCCAGGACACGGTAGAAGATGAATTGCTTTTCACCTTGAGAAATTTTGGTTTGAAAGATATTGGCCTGATCGATGAAATGTTGGAAAAGCTTGACCTTCAAAGGTACCGTAAGACAAACCCCCGGGATTTGAGTACAGGAGAAAGGCAAAGGGTTGCTCTGGCTTCGGTCCTGGTTACCAAGCCCAGGCTAATCGTTTTGGACGAACCTACCAGGGGAATTGATTTTCGCTTGAAAGAAAAACTGGGTGAACTTTTACGAAAAGAAATAGAAAAGGGCAACACGGTAATTCTAGTGACTCATGATGTAGAGTTTGCTGCCGAATTTGCGACAAAAGTGATGCTGATGTTTGCTGGAAGAATAGTCTGTGATGGAGAAAAACACGCGGTACTGGGCAAATCTATATTTTATTCCCCCCAGATAGGCAAACTGTGCCGTGACCTTTGTGAAGGAGTATTAACTTTTGCTGAAGCAAGAGAAAAAATACTTCCCCTGCTAGCTAAGCGATTAGAGGTAATTTAA